The following are from one region of the Oryzias melastigma strain HK-1 linkage group LG22, ASM292280v2, whole genome shotgun sequence genome:
- the mrpl35 gene encoding 39S ribosomal protein L35, mitochondrial — protein sequence MASVWSARVSALLRPLSASLCARTPQICKLSSSIKPPAPINLLPAAARPSISVSAFQTQRFNIFKRVTPLVPSLMLQPSRSLTYFSVKKGKRKSVKSVTQRFMRLHCGLWIRRKAGYKKKLWKKLPARRKRLREIVFCNNTQSKLLDKMTTSFWKRRNWYVNDPYMKYHDRVNLKL from the exons ATGGCGTCGGTGTGGTCTGCAAGAGTATCCG CTCTGCTGAGGCCGCTGTCCGCCTCCCTGTGTGCCCGAACTCCACAGATCTGTAAACTGTCCAGCTCCATCAAACCCCCGGCTCCCATTAACCTCCTTCCAGCTGCTGCCCGCCCTTCTATTTCGGTCTCAGCGTTTCAGACTCAGCGATTCAACATTTTCAAGCG tgTGACACCTCTTGTTCCAAGTCTGATGCTGCAGCCAAGCAGAAGTCTCACTTACTTCAGCGTGAAAAAGGGCAAAAGAAAGAGTGTCAAATCAGTGACTCAGCGGTTCATGCGGCTGCATTGCGGTCTTTGGATCCGACGCAAG GCTGGATACAAGAAAAAACTGTGGAAGAAGTTGCCTGCCAGACGAAAACGCCTGAgggaaattgtattttgtaacaACACTCAGTCCAAATTGTTAGATAAAATGACAACTTCTTTTTGGAAAAGAAGAAACTGGTACGTTAACGACCCATACATGAAGTACCACGATCGGGTCAACCTCAAACTCTGA
- the cfap99 gene encoding cilia- and flagella-associated protein 99 isoform X1 translates to MNPNYGSLVKKAIGLLDNFESKRQSLDAFLEEALQNLQDTDTQQRKFILNIVSECIEQKKLLDVVVNAFYDTTGKLMSRRDRNQFVIICYLTLSLDDLGLQNFCNIIKSIGTKNICMFLNFYLSNLTSWIKEEWSCIIDAAFVEEYWINPLLRWRPEIYKLLSLLAAKTCQDNQKMKVTSKVTVPQEFSFSKPKPRLSSMPELNQEQEKPKPEPSRTQRPPKEMQILKENKEKNHQKTEAGSFLVKLNKAAILRREALCDQQLEQELQRQEWLMQGGLEPSAFLQWQREMLTRDKLPMTEKKQLEAQIRDERIALAREQITDRNQKTAQQTKEEICQLMQEIAEERIQEEQKKKDLVQQVAETHKNSKEAKEKLKKLKQTIVKEVSEESQELLFQALEEKQAELCKRFEMIHEIHTKESQPRVRLNQFDDTKTAGHGLLEEMPLAELRLRLDLLKVERQTEEQERRMQILQEKQKQEELLQKRLEAIELHSRALAEAAAISRRTEKQAREELLQQSLDKDETVLALRKELEQTKQARQQLKQAKKSKAKAHSATPMGTASQAGFKEKKWEELEQSLSRFIQNTFVEKS, encoded by the exons ATGAATCCAAACTATGGTTCTCTTGTTAAGAAAGCTATTGGGCTCCTTGAcaattttgaaagtaaaagacAAAGTCTGGATGCTTTTTTGGAAGAAGCGTTACAGAATCTGCAG GACACGGATACTCAGCAAAGAAAGTTTATACTTAACATCGTCTCTGAATGCATTGAGCAAAAAAAGCTGCTGGATGTTGTTGTCAATGCTTTCTATGACACAACTGGAAAACTGATGTCAAGAAGAGATCGCAATCAGTTTGTCA TCATCTGTTACCTAACACTTTCTCTTGATGACCTTGGACTTCAAAATTTCTGCAACATAATTAAATCTATTGGCACCAAGAACATATGCATG TTCTTGAACTTCTATTTGTCAAACCTCACCTCATGGATAAAAGAGGAGTGGAGCTGCATCATTGATGCTGCGTTTGTGGAAGAATACTGGATTAACCCTCTGCTCAG ATGGCGCCCTGAAATCTACAAGCTACTTTCCCTGCTGGCTGCGAAAACATGTCAAGAcaaccaaaaaatgaaagttaccTCAAAAGTCACAGTGCCTCAGGAGTTCTCCTTCAGCAAGCCCAAACCCAGACTTTCATCTATGCCGGAGCTCAACCAAGAGCAGGAAAAACCCAAACCA gaacCAAGCAGGACTCAAAGACCTCCAAAGGAAATGCAGattttaaaagagaacaaagaaaaaaatcatcaaaagaCTGAG GCTGGCAGCTTTTTGGTCAAACTAAACAAAGCAGCCATTCTGAGGAGGGAAGCGCTGTGTGACCAACAGCTAGAGCAGGAACTGCAGAG ACAAGAGTGGCTGATGCAAGGAGGCCTGGAGCCTTCAGCGTTCCTGCAGTGGCAAAGGGAAATGCTGACCAGGGATAAGCTGCCAATGACTGAGAAAAAACAGCTTGAAGCACAAATCAGGGATGAGAGGATCGCTCTGGCTCGTGAACAGATAACCGATCGCAACCAGAAGACAGCACAGCAGACAAAAGAAGAG ATTTGTCAGTTGATGCAAGAAATTGCAGAGGAACGAATCCAggaggaacaaaaaaagaaagacttgGTGCAACAAGTGGCAGAAACCcacaaaaattcaaaagaagctaaagagaaattaaagaaattgaaGCAAACCATAG TGAAGGAAGTTTCAGAGGAAAGTCAGGAACTTCTCTTTCAAGCATTAGAGGAGAAACAAGCTGAACTCTGCAAAAGATTTGAAATGATCCATGAAATCCACACCAAGGAATCCCAGCCTCGAGTCCGACTCAACCAGTTTGATGACACAAAA ACTGCAGGGCACGGCCTTCTGGAAGAGATGCCCCTGGCTGAGCTCCGACTGCGTCTGGACCTGCTGAAGGTAGAACGGCAAacagaggagcaggagagaCGCATGCAGATcctgcaggagaagcagaagcaggaggagctgctccAAAAGAGGCTGGAAGCTATTGAGCTCCACAGCAGAGCACTAGCAGAGGCAGCAGCCATCAG caggaggacagagAAGCAGGCCAGAGAGGAGCTTCTCCAGCAGTCGTTGGATAAGGATGAGACCGTTTTGGCTCTACGGAAGGAGCTCGAACAGACGAAGCAGGCACGCCAACAGCTGAAGCAAGCCAAAAAAAGCAAGGCCAAGGCGCATTCTGCCACCCCCATGGGGACGGCCAGCCAG GCgggcttcaaagaaaaaaagtgggagGAACTGGAGCAGAGTTTATCCCGCTTCAtccaaaacacttttgttgAGAAGTCTTAG
- the si:dkey-21a6.5 gene encoding laminin subunit gamma-3 — MKCLGALCAIAAACFIDMVVGQTTLIPAVMNTTLVQNATGLTPTPVIFSSTTPGCFAFNVSACEPCAPGSQYDNNTLLCSCCPDPGLCVFPGACLPCKKGFFQSLSGQEQCLPCSPGFYSNLTGSPLCHPCPAGSFNNNTGAETCTGCSPGFFSSKQSSTSCTPCSMGTFCNSSSCSLCQTCPGGTEALQTAAKDCTPCRPGMHKPPHQSMCQICNSGFYQIRWGQENCDVCPENHYCPSPDVNPIQCPSDAFCPEGSLAPGYCMETFFRKAGDTCELAPVTIALLVIGGGVALLFIILMVLRRRKDTDGELTIARAPLLRKERPQGRYYGLPCDTEPVYAGW; from the exons ATGAAGTGTCTGGGAGCTCTGTGCGCCATAGCCGCTGCCTGTTTCATCG ACATGGTGGTGGGCCAGACCACTCTCATTCCTGCTGTGATGAACACCACTCTTGTTCAGAATGCGACTGGTCTGACTCCAACACCCGTGATCTTCAGCAGCACGACCCCAGGCTGCTTTGCTTTTAATGTCTCTGCTTGTGAGCCGTGTGCACCAGGATCCCAGTACGACAACA ATACGTTGCTGTGCTCATGCTGTCCCGACCCTGGGCTGTGTGTATTTCCTGGAGCATGTCTGCCATGCAAGAAGGGATTTTTTCAGTCCCTATCAGGACAGGAGCAGTGTTTGCCCTGCTCACCAGGCTTCTACTCTAA TTTGACTGGAAGTCCATTGTGTCACCCCTGTCCAGCCGGATCCTTCAACAACAATACTGGAGCAGAAACTTGCACCGGCTGCTCACCGG GTTTCTTTTCATCAAAGCAGAGTTCCACCTCTTGCACACCGTGTTCAATGGGGACTTTCTGCAA ctcctccagctgcagcctgTGTCAGACGTGTCCCGGAGGAACAGAGGCTCTACAAACTGCTGCTAAAGACTGCACACCTTGCCGTCCAG GGATGCACAAACCTCCCCATCAGAGTATGTGCCAAATCTGCAACAGTGGCTTCTACCAGATCCGCTGGGGCCAGGAAAACTGTGATGTCTGCCCAGAGAATCACTACTGTCCT AGCCCTGATGTGAACCCCATCCAGTGTCCAAGTGATGCTTTTTGTCCGGAGGGGAGTTTGGCCCCGGGTTATTGCATGGAGACTTTCTTCCGCAAAGCAGGAGATACATGTGAACTGGCTCCAGTAACCATTGCTCTGTTAGTTATTGGAGGAGGGG TCGCCCTGCTCTTCATCATTTTGATGGTTCTACGTCGACGGAAAGACACTGATGGAGAACTCACCATAGCCCGAGCCCCGCTGTTACGCAAAGAGAGACCTCAGGGTCGCTACTATGGGCTGCCCTGTGACACCGAGCCGGTTTACGCCGGCTGGTAA
- the cfap99 gene encoding cilia- and flagella-associated protein 99 isoform X2 yields MNPNYGSLVKKAIGLLDNFESKRQSLDAFLEEALQNLQDTDTQQRKFILNIVSECIEQKKLLDVVVNAFYDTTGKLMSRRDRNQFVIICYLTLSLDDLGLQNFCNIIKSIGTKNICMFLNFYLSNLTSWIKEEWSCIIDAAFVEEYWINPLLRWRPEIYKLLSLLAAKTCQDNQKMKVTSKVTVPQEFSFSKPKPRLSSMPELNQEQEKPKPEPSRTQRPPKEMQILKENKEKNHQKTEAGSFLVKLNKAAILRREALCDQQLEQELQRQEWLMQGGLEPSAFLQWQREMLTRDKLPMTEKKQLEAQIRDERIALAREQITDRNQKTAQQTKEEICQLMQEIAEERIQEEQKKKDLVQQVAETHKNSKEAKEKLKKLKQTIVKEVSEESQELLFQALEEKQAELCKRFEMIHEIHTKESQPRVRLNQFDDTKTAGHGLLEEMPLAELRLRLDLLKVERQTEEQERRMQILQEKQKQEELLQKRLEAIELHSRALAEAAAIRRTEKQAREELLQQSLDKDETVLALRKELEQTKQARQQLKQAKKSKAKAHSATPMGTASQAGFKEKKWEELEQSLSRFIQNTFVEKS; encoded by the exons ATGAATCCAAACTATGGTTCTCTTGTTAAGAAAGCTATTGGGCTCCTTGAcaattttgaaagtaaaagacAAAGTCTGGATGCTTTTTTGGAAGAAGCGTTACAGAATCTGCAG GACACGGATACTCAGCAAAGAAAGTTTATACTTAACATCGTCTCTGAATGCATTGAGCAAAAAAAGCTGCTGGATGTTGTTGTCAATGCTTTCTATGACACAACTGGAAAACTGATGTCAAGAAGAGATCGCAATCAGTTTGTCA TCATCTGTTACCTAACACTTTCTCTTGATGACCTTGGACTTCAAAATTTCTGCAACATAATTAAATCTATTGGCACCAAGAACATATGCATG TTCTTGAACTTCTATTTGTCAAACCTCACCTCATGGATAAAAGAGGAGTGGAGCTGCATCATTGATGCTGCGTTTGTGGAAGAATACTGGATTAACCCTCTGCTCAG ATGGCGCCCTGAAATCTACAAGCTACTTTCCCTGCTGGCTGCGAAAACATGTCAAGAcaaccaaaaaatgaaagttaccTCAAAAGTCACAGTGCCTCAGGAGTTCTCCTTCAGCAAGCCCAAACCCAGACTTTCATCTATGCCGGAGCTCAACCAAGAGCAGGAAAAACCCAAACCA gaacCAAGCAGGACTCAAAGACCTCCAAAGGAAATGCAGattttaaaagagaacaaagaaaaaaatcatcaaaagaCTGAG GCTGGCAGCTTTTTGGTCAAACTAAACAAAGCAGCCATTCTGAGGAGGGAAGCGCTGTGTGACCAACAGCTAGAGCAGGAACTGCAGAG ACAAGAGTGGCTGATGCAAGGAGGCCTGGAGCCTTCAGCGTTCCTGCAGTGGCAAAGGGAAATGCTGACCAGGGATAAGCTGCCAATGACTGAGAAAAAACAGCTTGAAGCACAAATCAGGGATGAGAGGATCGCTCTGGCTCGTGAACAGATAACCGATCGCAACCAGAAGACAGCACAGCAGACAAAAGAAGAG ATTTGTCAGTTGATGCAAGAAATTGCAGAGGAACGAATCCAggaggaacaaaaaaagaaagacttgGTGCAACAAGTGGCAGAAACCcacaaaaattcaaaagaagctaaagagaaattaaagaaattgaaGCAAACCATAG TGAAGGAAGTTTCAGAGGAAAGTCAGGAACTTCTCTTTCAAGCATTAGAGGAGAAACAAGCTGAACTCTGCAAAAGATTTGAAATGATCCATGAAATCCACACCAAGGAATCCCAGCCTCGAGTCCGACTCAACCAGTTTGATGACACAAAA ACTGCAGGGCACGGCCTTCTGGAAGAGATGCCCCTGGCTGAGCTCCGACTGCGTCTGGACCTGCTGAAGGTAGAACGGCAAacagaggagcaggagagaCGCATGCAGATcctgcaggagaagcagaagcaggaggagctgctccAAAAGAGGCTGGAAGCTATTGAGCTCCACAGCAGAGCACTAGCAGAGGCAGCAGCCATCAG gaggacagagAAGCAGGCCAGAGAGGAGCTTCTCCAGCAGTCGTTGGATAAGGATGAGACCGTTTTGGCTCTACGGAAGGAGCTCGAACAGACGAAGCAGGCACGCCAACAGCTGAAGCAAGCCAAAAAAAGCAAGGCCAAGGCGCATTCTGCCACCCCCATGGGGACGGCCAGCCAG GCgggcttcaaagaaaaaaagtgggagGAACTGGAGCAGAGTTTATCCCGCTTCAtccaaaacacttttgttgAGAAGTCTTAG